The following coding sequences lie in one Nycticebus coucang isolate mNycCou1 chromosome 18, mNycCou1.pri, whole genome shotgun sequence genomic window:
- the LOC128570283 gene encoding barrier-to-autointegration factor-like has product MTTSQKHRDFVAEPMGEKPVGSLAGIGEVLGKKLEERGFDKAYVVLGQFLVLKKDEDLFREWLKDTSGANAKQSRDCFGCLREWCDAFL; this is encoded by the coding sequence ATGACAACCTCCCAAAAGCACCGAGACTTCGTGGCAGAGCCCATGGGGGAAAAGCCAGTGGGGAGCTTAGCTGGGATTGGTGAAGTCCTGGGAAAGAAGCTGGAGGAAAGGGGCTTTGACAAGGCATATGTGGTCCTTGGCCAGTTCCTGgtgttaaagaaagatgaagacctCTTCCGGGAATGGCTGAAGGACACAAGTGGCGCCAATGCTAAGCAGTCCCGAGATTGCTTTGGATGCCTCCGAGAGTGGTGTGACGCCTTCTTGTGA